TGAATTTACAACGAGTCAAGAtcaaagcaagtatgcggagatgATAAGTCAAGATTAGGGGGAGACTGTTAGGTAATCTTGTCCTAGTCATAGTATTGGTTGAGTCATGTAGTAGGAGTTTATACTAGATTTAGACTAATGGTGAACAAGGTAGCCGGTGATTAGTACATGTGGCTGGTTGCACGCAAGTAGCAGAAGTACTAGTCCGTGTTGTGATAGGAGTTAACTAGTAAAGTAGAGTCCGGTTAGGATTTGTTTGTGCCCGGCGTGTTTAGGTAGTAGTTTCTGTACGAGTAGAATTGGGTTTAGGTTGGGTCGGTGGCTGGCTGTGCATATATATATGCAGCCAGGGCATAACTTTGTAACATGGTATtgagaaaaagagaaaaagaaataaagagaagaaGGGGCACGACACGTgaatttccaacaattggtatcaaagcaaggttcaGGAGTCGACTGCTTGCCCCGGGGTAGCGACCCGACTAGCGCCTTGGGGCGGGCGATGAAGTCGCTGGATGATGCGGCGAAGAGGAGGAACAAGCGATCGTCGTTCGTGGAGCGACAAGGAGGGAGACGGTAGGTTGTCGTCGGCAAGGCTGTGGAAGAAGATCATTGATGCGAGAGGTGGTGACAAGGTGCGGTGCTGGAGCTCATCAAGATCGTCGTCCGCGGGAGTCGGATGAGTCAAAGAGTCATGCGAGTTTGCACGATCAGTCGTCGTTGTGTCTATGAGTCGTCATCGTGTCCAAGTGCTCGTCTCTCTGTGGATTCGTTGGAGTGGAAGCGATGTGCATGGTGTTCCGTGAGTCATGTCCATGTCCTTGTGGATCGTCCTGGTTAAGGCCAGTGTGGATTCGGTGTGATGCCGAAGGCAGACGATGGTAGGCGAAGCCATCATAAAGCGAGGAGATGTGCGAGCAGTGGAGAGTGGATCTACTGTAAGCAAGTACAAGGAGTATGGTGCGGACCGAGTGCAAGACAGCGGCCAAGCAATGGCGGTGGCACAACATTGTAGAGCAAGGAGGTTTTGCATGTTTCCAGGCGGGTCGTACTCAGTGTACGTGTATGGCAGTTGAAGATCAAGCTCGGCGTGTAGTGGGACAGTGACCAGTTAAGTTGACGGCATGAAGATTGATGGTGCGTCCAATCATGCATGTTGCATGCGTAGATGCGATCGTGTGGGCTGGTAGTCTGGATCATGCGTCAGAGCTTGGATCAACAAAACGTGAATTTACAACGAGTCAAGAtcaaagcaagtatgcggagatgACAAGTCAAGATTAGGGGGAGATTGTTAGGTAATCTTGTCCTAGTCATAGTATTGGTTGAGTCATGTAGTAGGAGTTTATACTAGATTTATACTAATGGTGAACAAGGTAGCCGGTGATTAGTACATGTGGCTGGTTGCACGCAAGTAGCAGAAGTACTAGTCCGTGTTGTGATAGGAGTTAACTAGTAAAGTAGAGTCCGGTTAGGATTTGTTTGTGCCCGGCGTGTTTAGGTAGTAGTTTCTGTACGAGTAGGATTGGGTTTAGGTTGGGTCGGTGGCTAGCTGTGCATATATATATGCAGTCAGGGCACAACTTTGTAACGTGGTCTtgagaaaaagagaaaaataaataaagagaagaAGGGGCACGACACGTgaatttccaacaattggtatcagagcaaggttcagGAGTCGAGTGCTTGCCCCGGGGTAGCGACCCgactagcgcctcggggcgggcgatGAAGTCACTGGATGATGCGGCGAAGAGGAGGAACAAGCGATCATCGTTCGTGGAGCGACAAGGAGGGAGACGGTAGGTTGTCGTCGGCAAGGCTGTGGAAGAAGATCATTGATGCGAGAGGTGGTGCCGAGGTGCGGTGCTGGAGCTCATCAAGATCGTCGTCCCGGGGAGTCGGATGAGTCAAAGAGTCATGCGAGTTTGCACGATCAGTCGTCGTTGTGTCTGTGAGTCGTCATCGTGTCCAAGTGCTCGTCTCTGTGTGGATTCGTTGGAGTGGAAGCGATGTGCACGGTGTTCCATGAGTCATGTCCATGTTCTCGTGGAGCGTCCTGGTTGCGGCCAGTGTGGATTCGGTGTGATGCCGAAGGCGGACGATGGTAGGCGAAGCCATCGTAAAGCGAGGAGATGTGCGAGCAGTGGAGAGTGGATCTACTATAAGCAAGTACAAGGAGTATGGTGCGGACCGAGTGCAAGGCAGCGGCCAAGCAATGGTGGTGGCACAACATTGTAGAGCAAGGAGGTTTTTCATGTTTCCAGACGGGTCGTACTCAGTGTACGGGTATGGCAGTTGAAGATCAAGCTCGGCGTGTAGTAGGACAGTGACCAGTTATGTTGACGGCATGAAGATTGATGGTGCGTCCAATCTTGCATGTTGCATGCGTAGATGCGGTCGTGTGGGCTGGTATTCTGGATCATGCGTCGGAGCTTGGATCGACAAATCGTGAATTTACAACGAGTCAAGAtcaaagcaagtatgcggagatgATAAGTCAAGATTAGGGGGAGATTGTTAGGTAATCTTGTCCTAGTCATAGTATTGGTTGAGCCATGTAGTAGGAGTTTATACTAGATTTAGACTAATGGTGAACAAGGTAGCCGGTGATTAGTACATGTGGCTGGTTGCACGCAAGTAGCAGAAGTACTAGTCCGTGTTGTGATAGGAGTTAACTAGTAAAGTAGAGTCCAGTTAGGATTTGTTTGTGCCCGGCGTGTTTAGGTAGTAGTTTCTGTACGAGTAGGATTGGGTTTAGGTTGGGTCGGTGGCTGGCTGTGCATATATATATGCACCCAGGGCATAACTTTGTAACGTGGTATtgagaaaaagagaaaaagaaataaagagaagaaGGGGCACGACACGTgaatttccaacaattggtatcaaagcaaggttcaGGAGTCGAGTGCTTGCCCCGGGGTAGCGACCCgactagcgcctcggggcgggcgatGAAGTCGCTAGATGATGCGGTGAAGAGGAGGAACAAGCGATCGTCGTTCGTGGAGCGACAAGGAGGGAGAAGGTAGGTTGTCATCGGCAAGGCTGTGGAAGAAGATCATTGATGCGAGAGGTGGTGACAAGGTGCGGTGCTGGAGCTCATCAAGATCGTCGTCCGCGAGAGTCGGATGAGTCAAAGAGTCATGCGAGTTTGCACGATCAGTCGTCGTTGTGTCTATGAGTCGTCATCGTGTCCAAGTGCTCGTCTCTCCGTGGATTCGTTGGAGTGGAAGCGATGTGCACGGTGTTCCGTGAGTCATGTCCATGTCCTCGTGGAGCGTCTTGGTTGAGGCCAGTGTGGATTCGGTGTGATGCCGAAGGCAGACGATGGTAGTCGAAGCCATCATAAAGCGAGGAGATGTGCGAGCAGTGGAGAGTGGATCTACTGTAAGCAAGTACAAGGAGTATGGTGCGGACCGAGTGCAAGGCAGCGGCCAAGCAATGGCGGTGGCACAACATTATAGAGCAAGGAGGATTTGCATGTTTCCAGGCGGGTCGTACTCAGTGTACGTGTATGGCAGTTGAATATCAAGCTCGGCGTGTAGTGGGACAGTGACCAGTTAAGTTGACGGCATGAAGATTGGTGGTGCGTCCAATCATGCATGTTGCATGCGTAGATGCGATCGTGTGGGCTGGTAGTCTGGATCATGCGTCAGAGCTTGGATCAACAAAACGTGAATTTACAACGAGTCAAGATCAAATCAAGTATGCGGAGATGACAAGTCAAGATTAGGGGGAGATTGTTAGGTAATCTTGTCCTAGTCATAGTATTGGTTGAGTCGTGTAGTAGGAGTTTATACTAGATTTAGACTAATGGTGAACAAGGTAGCCGGTGATTAGTACATGTGGCTGGTTGCACGCAAGTAGCAGAAGTACTAGTCCGTGTTGTGATAGGAGTTAACTAGTAAAGTAGAGTCCGGTTAGGATTTGTTTGTGCCCGGCGTGTTTAGGTAGTAGTTTCTGTACGAGTAGGATTGGGTTTAGGTTGGGTCGGTGGCTAGCTATGCATATATATATGCAGCCAGGGCATAACTTTGTAACGTGGTATtgagaaaaagagaaaaagaaataaagagaagaaGGGGCACGACACGTgaatttccaacaattggtatcagagcaaggttcagGAGTCGAGTGCTTGCCCCGGGGTAGCGACCCgactagcgcctcggggcgggcgatGAAGTCGCTGGATGATGCGGCGAAGAGGAGGAACAAGCGATCATCGTTCGTGGAGCGACAAGGAGGGAGACGGTAGGTTGTCGTCGGCAAGGCTGTGGAAGAAGATCATTGATGCGAGAGGTGGTGATAAGGTGCGGTGCTGGAGCTCATCAAGATCGTCGTCCGCGGGAGTCGGATGAGTCAAAGAGTCATGCGAGTTTGCACGATCAGTCGTCGTTGTGTCTATGAGTCGTCATCGTGTCCAAGTGCTCGTCTCTCTGTGGATTCGTTGGAGTGGAAGCGATGTGCATGGTGTTCCGTGAGTCATGTCCATGTCCTCGTGGATCGTCCTGGTTAAGGCCAGTGTGGATTCGGTGTGATGCCGAAGGCAGACGATGGTAGGCGAAGCCATCATAAAGCGAGGAGATGTGCGAGCAGTGGAGAGTGGATCTACTATAAGCAAGTACAAGGAGTATGGTGCGGACCGAGTGCAAGGCAGTGACCAAGCAATGGTGGTGGCACAACATTGTAGAGCAAGGAGGTTTTTCATGTTTCCAGACGGGTCGTACTCAGTGTACGGGTATGGCAGTTGAAGATCAAGCTCGGCGTGTAGTGGGACAGTGACCAGTTAAGTTGACGGCATGAAGATTGATGGTGCGTCCAATCTTGCATGTTGCATGCGTAGATGCGATCGTGTGGGCTGGTATTCTGGATCATGCGTCGGAGCTTGGATCGACAAATCGTGAATTTACAACGAGTCAAGAtcaaagcaagtatgcggagatgATAAGTCAAGATTAGGGGGAGATTGTTAGGTAATCTTGTCCTAGTCATAGTATTGGTTGAGTCATGTAGTAGGAGTTTATACTAGATTTAGACTAATGGTGAACAAGGTAGCCGGTGATTAGTACATGTGGCTGGTTGCACGCAAGTAGCAGAAGTACTAGTCCGTGTTGTGATAGGAGTTAACTAGTAAAGTAGAGTCCGGTTAGGATTTGTTTGTGCCCCGCGTGTTTAGGTAGTAGTTTCTGTACGAGTAGGATTGGGTTTAGGTTGGGTCGGTGGCTGGCTGTGCATATATATTGCAGCCAGGGCATAACTTTGTAACGTGGTATtgagaaaaagagaaaaagaaataaagagaagaaGGGGCACGACACGTgaatttccaacaattggtatcagagcaaggttcagGAGTCGAGTGCTTGCCCTGGGGTAGCGACCCgactagcgcctcggggcgggcgatGAAGTTGCTGGATGATGCGGCGAAGAGGAGGAACAAGCGATCGTCGTTTGTGGAGCGACAAGGAGGGAGAAGGTAGGTTATCATCGGCAAGGCTGTGGAAGAAGATCATTGATGCGAGAGGTGGTGCCAAGGTGCGGTGCTGGAGCTCATCAAGATCGTTGTCCGCGGGAGTCGGATGAGTCAAAGAGTCATGCGAGTTTGCACGATCAGTCGTCGTTGTGTCTGTGAGTCGTCATCGTGTCCAAGTGCTCGTCTCCGTGTGGATTCGTTGGAGTGGAAGCGATGTGCACGGTGTTCCTTGAGTCATGTCCATGTCCTCGTGGAGCGTCCTGGTTGCGGCCAGTGTGGATTCGGTGTGATGCCGAAGGCGGACGATGGTAGGCGAAGCCATCGTAAAGCGAGGAGATGTGCGAGCAGTGGAGAGTGGATCTACTGTAAGCAAGTACAAGAAGTATGGTGCGGACCGAGTGCAAGGCAGCGGCCAAGCAATGGCGGTGGCACAACATTGTACAGCAAGGAGGTTTTGCATGTTTCCAGGCGGGTCGTACTCAGTGTACGGATAAGGCAGTTGAAGATCAAGCTCGGCGTGTAGTGGGACAGTGGCCAGTTAAGTTGACGACATGAAGATTGATGGTGCGTCCAATCTTGCATGTTGCATGCGTAGATGCGATCGTGTGGGCTGGTAGTCTGGATCATGCGTCGGAGCTTGGATCGACAAATCGTGAATTTACAACGAGTCAAGAtcaaagcaagtatgcggagatgATAAGTCAAGATTAGGGGGAGATTGTTAGGTAATCTTGTCCTAGTCATAGTATTGGTTGAGTCATGTAGTAGGAGTTTATACTAGATTTAGACTAATGATGAACAAGGTAGCCGGTGATTAGTACATGTGGCTGGTTGCACGCAAGTAGCAAAAGTACTAGTCCGTGTTGTGATAGGAGTTAACTAGTAAAGTAGAGTCCGGTTTGGATTTGTTTGTGTATGGCGTGTTTAGGTAGTAGTTTCTGTACGATTAGGATTGGGTTTAGGTTGGGTCGGTGGCTGgctgtgcatatatatatatatgtgcagcCAGGGCATAACTTTGTAACGTGGtattgaaaaaaagagaaaaagaaataaagagaagaaGGGGCACGACACGTAAATTTCCAACAGTTATCGCATTATAATCATGTTAATCACCCCCATAAATGTTTGTTTTCTATCTTCAGTGGAACTATTGGATTGATCTATATTTTCTGACCAAATTAATCACTAACTggaattatatatacatatatatatatatatatatacatatatatatatatacatatatatatatatatatacatatatatatatatatatacacaccaaaggtgtttgcaaggctggaaaCATCAGCAAAATTAATGTCAAGATATGCTTGCAAGGTGAGCTTACATCATGAAGTGTTTTGTAGTCCAAACGTTGAACCTTCCGTCTCCTTGATGGTAAAATCGCAGCTTGGTCGATGTCAAGATCCTTGGTAGTATGATCTCTAACTTTAGGACAAGACGAAACTTCATCCTTACCACATGACTTCGCAATATCAGCACAGAAATCACCAGAGTCCGATATGAAGTTTGACTCATCTTGCTTCTCTTCGATATCTTTATCTGAATCTGGACCTGCTGGATCATACTCCTCATTCTCTGAGTCGTCCGAAGGTAGTTCAAGGACATCAACTTTCTCTTTCTCCTTCACATGCTCTGAATTGTCAGAAGAGGTGATGAAATTTGAGTCATCAGAGTCTGAAATATCATCTTCTGATGGTCCTTCCACGTGACCAGCCACATGTTCTTCGGATATATTGGGGTTGAAGTCATCGTCTTCTGAATCGTCCGATGGAAGATCAGGTACATCATTTTGCATAGGCCCGTGTGCCACGGCAGCTGCCTCAGGAAAAACTTTCTGCAGAAATAATGTAGTATCATGGTTGAATATAGTTCAACTTCATTGGCCTTGAGACAGTGAAGTATTGTTAACAGTGACAATGGTACCTCCCAAGAGTCACTAATGGAAAGATTTGTCCCCTGGAGTTCATTTATTAATTCTATACATTTCATCTTGCAATCACATTCAGGGCAAAGCCATCGTTCTCCAGCTCCAGGGACTACAAAGGGAATGATAACATGAGTTAATTAACACCAGAAATAACAAAACCTTGAATACCATAAGAAATTGGGAAAATAAATATTACTATCTTTAGTCAGTAAACGAGGGTTTAGACAATTCTGGTGGAACCCTCTGTCGCAGGCTCCGTCACAGAGAATGATGCCATTATTCGATGTAGGCCCTTGCAATCTACAAGTGGCACAAACAATCTGCAAGATGGGAAGCATGATCACTGATTAAAATGTTTAGCACAACAAAGCACAACATGGGAAAAGCAAAATGTGTACACATACATGGTCAGAAGATATCATTCTTTCATAATCAAACAAAGATTTTTCAAGTTTCCCCACAGCTAGAAGATTATCAAGCTTCTGGAAAGCTTCTCGTATTCTTAATTTGCACCGCATGATATCTGCCTTGGCTCGTTCAAGCTCCTTCTCAGGCCTTATCTTTTCCAAACTGCATGTTTGAGTATGGGTAAATAACATTTCTACATTGCAGCTCACACTGCAAGGAATTCACAACTAAGACATCCAAGAAGCTGTGTTGTGGACCATGAATGCGAACCGAAAGAAAAGAAAGCATGCTCATGCACCTCTGATGAAATAACCAGTCAAATTAGAACATCAATTGAAACTGGTACTGGGTCTCAACCAAGTGGCTAGTAGCGCGCTGTTGGCTGTGCGCCCAGCCTGCCACCCATGTTCAAGCCTTGAGTTCCGCAAGCTGTGTGCCTGGGTTGCTTCATAATTTAAATGACACAGGGGCTAGTGCtgttggttttatttttttagttgAACTCTAAATCATTCATTATAACTAGCGCATTTAGAAATTTTAAAATGCATGAATGAAATATAGCATCTGAAGACATAGAGACATCAATAGAGATAAAATGATAAAGAGTCTGAAATTATACCTTTCTGGCAATTGTTCTGAACATGAAAAACCCTTTCCGTTCTTTATTTTCTCGAAGAACTATCAAGAGGGGCCAAAGAGATTCATATAATAATTAATGGAGAGCTACATGAACGTAGACCTCATGACTCATGACTGTATTTCTCAAACGAAATGGACAGATGCTATGCGTATCACTTTTCTACGTCTAACCTCGCACACTCATGGTTGATTATTAAATGCACATAAACTAGGAAAGACCAACAAAAAGGCAGTGTTTTAGTCTAAAACCCAACTCAAGAACATTTTAATTTTGTAACTACAAATATAACCTTTTTGTACTTCTGCGCCGGATGAAATAAATGTAAGTGTTACAAGAAGCAATATATAACACCAAATATGCCTAAGACTCCAAGACAGTAAGAAGAATGCATATTTCAACCAAAAGTGAATATTGTTATCCTCAAAACCATTTTATTGTATGATAGATGCCTGGTGTCTGGATTCATATTTGTTTCCTGTCGCTAGCAATTCAGACTAAGCAAATAACATGCATGCACACGTGGATGCAAAACAATGAGTTAGGGGGCATGCTGACGACATAATAACTGCCCTACGATGGGATAAGCACCCGTGGATGTGTAATTAACAAGTGGGGCTAAAATCAGCAGCTAGCTTGGGTGCAGGGGCGAGCCGTTGGAGACAGGGGCGGGCGAACGGGCGTGCGCGGTGCGCGCGTCGGCGACCGGCTGGCAGCTGGTGCGTAGGGGCTCGGGGAGCCCGCCGGGGCGCGGCCCGCAAGCCCCGGCCCCGGAGTCGCCGGCGGGCAGGGCGGCACGGCCGGGGGGCAGCCGCTTTTGGGCCCTTGCggggtcggagtcggagtcggaggcGGAGTCGGAGTGCGAGACGGCAGATTGCGCTGCGGGGGGCcgaagggcggcgccggcgggacCAACGATTGGCGACTTTGTGGCGTTCGCTGCGAGGGAGCAGCCTGgatcggcgcggcggcggcgtaggTTCGCGCCGGGAGGTAGGGGCCACCGGGCGTTGGCGGCGCGCGTTTGGAAACCGGCGACGCCGCCCAGTGGAAACGCTGCGGCGGTGGCAGTCGGGGCCATTCGGTCCAAATTGGCGGGGCTGCTGGTTGGCGCAGGGGAGGCGTCGACGGCGGCGGCAGGCGAGCGGGAGTGGCCGCGTCTGGACTGCACCCCCACCGCCGGCtgcacggtggcggcggcggcggcgacgccggcGGCGGGGACCGGGGCAGGTGCGTCCCTGGCGATGGAACCTAGGGTTGCGGGAACCGGGTGCCGGGCCGTCGTGGGCCCTAATGGGGCGGGGCCCGTCTCGGCTTGCGCGGGGCCGCTCAGGCTGGAAGTggctgtggtggagggcccggggcGGCCTACGCTGGGCCGAGAGCGGTCCAGCCCACCTGGTCAGCCAAGTCGCCCTGCGCTTGGGTATATGTGGGTGGCAAAGGGCAGTCGGGAGCCCTAGTTAGGGTTTCCTGCTGCCAAAAGAGAAGTGCGGCGCTGGGCTCACCTGGCTCGGCGCATCAAGCTTGCTCCCCCACTCTCTCCCCTTCGCAGATCCTTTGCGGAGGCGGTGATGGGGGACCGGCGGGCTAAGAAGAGGCCGATGGAGGCGGCGGGTCGGCGGGCGGAGAAGAGGCCGATGGAGACGACGGATCTGGAGGCGGAGCGCAGGCGGGAGCAGGATCTGCGCGAGAAGGCGAAGAGGGCGATGCGCGACAGAGGAGATGACAGAGGCGAGAGGGAGCTTCGTGCGGCGTGGGAGGAGCGCGGCACGCAGGTGGAGCCACAGGGTCGCGAGGGGGATTGGGGTCCTCCTCCGCCATGGTGGATCCAGCAACAGCAAgaaaagaagcagaggaagaaggccGCGCAGCGGCGTAGGGAGCTGGAACGCAAGGCGGTGGCGCACCC
The Triticum dicoccoides isolate Atlit2015 ecotype Zavitan chromosome 3A, WEW_v2.0, whole genome shotgun sequence genome window above contains:
- the LOC119270820 gene encoding homeobox protein HOX1A-like, with the protein product MDKNNICGSAEDIIETPNFANCSLHPETLEKCHGFPFPYTSLSGERKNFKRAANRGRKGSRVLLSTTYPLRSSENTRRVLRSRSVADKSPIDAAQTPTERAAKKTKRDRPTKTGPNDGLSKLRNRIRNISSRMNYQKHFIEVYASEGWKKQSLEKIRPEKELERAKADIMRCKLRIREAFQKLDNLLAVGKLEKSLFDYERMISSDHIVCATCRLQGPTSNNGIILCDGACDRGFHQNCLNPRLLTKDIPGAGERWLCPECDCKMKCIELINELQGTNLSISDSWEKVFPEAAAVAHGPMQNDVPDLPSDDSEDDDFNPNISEEHVAGHVEGPSEDDISDSDDSNFITSSDNSEHVKEKEKVDVLELPSDDSENEEYDPAGPDSDKDIEEKQDESNFISDSGDFCADIAKSCGKDEVSSCPKVRDHTTKDLDIDQAAILPSRRRKVQRLDYKTLHDSVWNTKELLK